The DNA window TCATATTGTAGACTCCAACCGGTAAATAGATGATGAAGTAACCTTCCTGGTCTGTAGATGTGTAGGTTTTGAAAGAGTCACCTATCACAGTGATCGTTACGAACCCTGCTGGAACATAGTTTCCAAGGGCGTCTCTGGCGTAGACTCTTCCCCTTACAGCCCCTCCCTGACCTTCAACAGTCTGAGAGTTGAATGTTGAGGCCATTATAAATACCAAGATCAAGACTGTAATCTGCTTGATGAATCTTGATCACCATCATGATTGATCACTCCTCGCCCCTATAATGTTTCCTACACTACAGTAGTCTTGCTCCTTCGGGATTTAGGTTGATCAAGACTTCAGAAACATCTCAAACCATATCATGCTCAACCAAGGTGGAAGGCTCCACCTAACGTGTTCTGTGTAAAATCTACTGAACATGACCTCTTGACCTCAATCACAACGCTCCTCAAAAGATCAGTAGTAATGGCACGTTTATGTGAGCGTCGCATGGCGGCATATTGTTGATGTAGACATTTTTCTAGACTTTCCTCCCCTAGCCGCTATCCTAAAGGTAGCAGGCAGGCCTAAACGTCCCTATACAAAGGTTTCCCAAAAGTGTTTTATTTATGCTCTGCCTATTCTGAAGTTGTTAGGGAAAAGATAGTCATGGTCTCTATATCTTTTGGAGCCAAGGTGGGCCTGCTCGTCATCGGCGCAGGTATCATCGCTACAGGTGTAATAGTATTCGTTCTGACATATACTTGGTGGGGTAGCTGGTTTGACAGTATGCTCTTCCTATTCCTCTTTCTACCTATGGGTATGCTGCCGATGTTAGCGGCTGCGATCCTAGGAACCAAACCCAGATATCCAAGCCAATTCTATCCTTACTATCAGACCCAGATACCGCAGTATCCCCAGCAACCCCAAGATATGGAGTACCAACAGAAATTCTACAAGCAGATGTATGATCAAGCATACCAATATGGTTACCAGCAAGGTTACATGCTGGGCCTCCAGAAGGCTTATGAACAACTATACAAGTTGCAGGGCCAGCAGGTCTACCAGTATTACCAGCCTTACTATCAACATTATCGTAGGTAAACACAAAACTTCAAGATCAGAGGATCTGACCTATCAGCCTCCGCACCGTCAGGTCTGCTGTCACCTCGACCTTACTGAATGTGTCGAGGTGCCTCATCCCTGTTAGGGCCCAAGAAACCTCAGCTAAGCCCTTAAGTGTAACCTCGGGCAGGTACCTCAGCTCCTCCAGCATATTTGTATCCTCAACCCTTTTGAATCCTTGATATTTAGATACAGCTACTGTGCAAGCTAAATCCTTGAATCTGCCAAGAACCGTTAATAACTCCTTAACCGGATCACCCTTTGAGAGATTCCAAGCCTGCAGATCCTCCTGGCTTGTCTTAATCAAATGTTTCGAGTATGCAACTTGGTCTTCGACGAAGCCGTTATCCAATAGGAGGCTTGTAACCTCATAATCCTTCACACCTATCGATATCAAGTATAATATGTTATTTACATATTGTCTGGGGAGTCCATGTTTAGATGCCGCCTTGCTTAGAGATGTTGGGATTGGAAATATGTAGTATTCAGGGGATCCGTGAAGGATAGAGTGGGCAACCTCATGTCTGACGGTAGCTTCCCTCACCATAGGCTCCAAGCAATGAAGCCTATCCATAGATATCAGAATCTTGGGTATTCCAGTCCAAGCCTCATGTGTAGCCACGAAGCCAGATTCTAAACCCGTAAACTCGACTCCAATTAAACCCTGCTCCTTGATCGAGTAAGCCTCCATCCCCGAAGACGTCTCAAAAAGCATAACGTCAACCATCTCAACATCATGTGGGCTGAGTCTCCTGTAACAATCCTCCATCAACCTGACAACCTCACGTCTAGCTTCCTCTGATACTCTACCGAACGTCTCAATAATTAACTCCAGGGATCTATATTCCTCCGAATTATTGATCCACCTTATTCTCATATGATTTTTTGCATATGACCATTTGAACAATAGCCTTCATGAACTGTTAGTCTTCAAAACGTTTTTAAACATCTGTATGCTCCTGTTACGGGTTGCTTGAATGAGGGAAAGGGATTGGGTGACCGCCAAATTCCAGTCTGAACCACTGAAGAGATCTTTCAGAGACCTGCCAGACAGCTTTGACGCCAACTCGAGCTTGGAACCCTCCCTAGTTCTCGAAGATATGCTCAGGAATAAACCTTCCATTTTGAAGGTTGAGCTCTACGATACAACATTACGTGACGGAAACCAAGGTGTAGGAGTAAACTTTTCAGTAAATGATAAACTCAAGATAGCAAGGCGCCTCTCAGAGTTTGGAATAGACATAATTGAGGGGGGATGGCCAAGCGAATCGAATCCTTCAGAGGTTGAGTTCTTCAAACTCTACAAAGAGGAAGGGGTCGATGCGGCGGTCTCAGCCATAGGTGCTACTAGAAAGCCAAACTCTAACCCTCGAGCCGACAGAAATCTTGAGGCTTTAATATCCATAGAGTCTGACTATGTAACTCTTGTAGGTAAGTCTTGGAGGCTGCATGTAGAGAAGATTCTGGATACAACATTGAAAGAGAACCTTCATATGATAACAGATTCTGTTGAGTATCTGAAGGAACATGGATGCAAAGTGATCTTCGACGCGGAACATTTTTTTGACGGATTCAAGGATGATCCAGCCTACTCTGTCCAGACTCTAAAGGCCGCGGTGGATGGTGGAGCATCCACCGTTGTCCTATGTGACACTCGAGGAAGTTCTACCCCATATGAGGTATACGATGTTACAAGACACATTACAAAGACTGTGAGTGTACCTGTAGGTGTACATGCTCATAATGATAGGGGCCTGGCGACGGCAAACTCCATATTCGCAGTCATGGCGGGTGCTGAACACTTTCAAGGAACAGTGAATGGGATAGGAGAGAGATGCGGAAACGCAAATATGATAGAGTTTATTGGAAACCTGGAATTCAGCTTAGGTTACAGGACTGGACTTGACCTGAAGAGGTTGAGACAACTCTCAGAGTATGTGTATGAGATTGCAAACTTGACTCCTAACAATTACATGCCTTTCGTAGGCAAATATGCTTTCGCCCATAAGGCTGGGATCCACGGCCACGCCGTCACTAAACTGCCAAGGGCCTACGAGAGCATAGATCCAAGCCTTGTCGGAAACTCTAGGAATGTAACAGTATCAGGCCAAGCCGGACTCACAAACATCATAACGAAAGCACAGCAACTGGGCTATAGGCTCGATAAGTCAGATCCCAAAGCCAAGGAATTTCTCATGAAGATAAAGAGAATGGATTCCTCAGGCTACAATCTTGAGAATGCTAATGCAACCTTGGAACTACTTTACGCCCGGACCCTCGGTGAGAGGCTGGACTACTTCACCATGATAAACTGGAGAGCCTTCGTAACCGGAGAGAACGGTGTCCTCCATTCAGAGAGCACAGTCAAGCTGAAGGTTAAAGACGAATCTATAATTTCAGCAGGTGAAGGAAATGGCCCAGTCAACGCCTTCGACAACGCTCTGAGGAAGGCCCTGGAAACTCATTACCCTGAGCTATGCAGAGTCAGACTCGTAGGTTATAGGGTTAGGGAGATAGATGTCGAGAGAGGTACAGCGGCTGCTGTAAGGGTCTTCATAGAGTTTGAGGCTGATGGAGAACGCTGGTCTACAGCGGGGGTTTCAACGAACATTCTAAAGGCCAGTGAAGAAGCCTTGCTAGACGGCTACATATACTTTCTATACAAGAATAAAAGTGGCCGTGTGGAGGCCCGCCAACATAGGTCTATGAAAGGTTCAGAGGATTAAGATGGCAGCTAGTTCCAACTATAAGCGCATGCGAAGATATAGAGAGAAGAGAAGTTTATATAATACATACATACTTTAGATAGTCTTGCGCATATTGATGCGAGTCCGTGAATCGGTGGCGGCGTCAACCCGACGGTGAGGGCTCAAAGCCCAAGAATGAAAGGTTGACCTCCAGTCACGGATAAAAGATGAGGACCAAAACAAACCTAGAATATGCCTCTAGGACGCTTTGGTCCAAGACTGGTTTATAGCCTAATCCTGCCAATCCTCAACCCAGACAGGAATACCTGACTATATAATCGTCCCAACTCCGCTTGATCCTGGCGGACCCAACTGCTATCGGGGTGAGACTAAGCCATGCGAGTTGCGCGTCCCCAGGCCACGTTGGGGGCGCAGCATACGGCTCAGTAACATGTGGCTAACCTACCCTCGGGACGGAAATAACCCCGGGAAACTGGGGCTAATTTCCGATAGATGAGGAGGTCTGGAATGACTCTTCGTCCAAAAGACGTTGGGAACATGCCTCTCAACGTCGCCCGAGGATGGGGCCGCATCCGATCAGGTTGTTGGTGAGGTAACGGCTCACCAAGCCTATAACCGGTACGGGCCGTGAGAGCGGGAGCCCGGAGATGGGCACTGAGACAAGGGCCCAGGCCCTACGGGGCGCAGCAGGCGCGAAACCTCCGCAATGCGCGAAAGCGTGACGGGGTCACCCCGAGTGCCACCCGCTGAGGGTGGCTTTTGCCCGGTGTAACCAGCCGGGTGAATAAGGGGAGGGCAAGTCTGGTGTCAGCCGCCGCGGTAATACCAGCTCCTCGAGTGGTTGGGACGATTATTGGGTCTAAAGCGTCCGTAGCCGGCCGGAAAAGTTCTCCGTTAAATCCAACGATCCAATCGTTGGGCTGCGGAGAATACTCTCCGGCTTGGGGGCGGGGGAGGTCGGCGGTAGTCCCGGGGTAGGGGCGAAATCCTATAATCCCGGGAGGACCACCAGTGGCGAAGGCGGCCGACTAAAACGCGCCCGACGGTGAGGGACGAAAGCTGGGGGAGCGAACGGGATTAGATATGGATGGAGAAGCGAACCAACCCTGACCTACACATTTAACCTTCAACAAATCTCTGAGGCGGTTCGCATGTTTCTTACCGCGCATTCAGAGACTCCATATGCTAGTCAATCTTAACATTAACAAATCCTCCTCAACACACCTATACAGAGAGTTGAAGTATTCTTTGTATGAGAAAACTGTTAGACGTTTAATGTTAATCGAGGTTCAGGGTGCGCTTCAAAATCCACTAAAGACCCCGGTAGTCCCAGCTGTAAACGATGCAGGCTAGGTGTCGGGATGGCTACGGGCCACCCCGGTGCCGCAGGGAAGCCATTAAGCCTGCCACCTGGGAAGTACGGCCGCAAGGCTGAAACTTAAAGGAATTGGCGGGGGAGCACCACAAGGGGTGAAGCTTGCGGTTTAATTGGAGTCAACACCGGGAATCTTACCAGGAGCGACAGCTGGATGAAGGTCAGATTAAAGGTCTTACCGGACTAGCTGAGAGGAGGCGCATGGCCGTCGCCAGTTCGTGCCGTGAGGTGTTCTCTTAAGTGAGACAACGAACGAGACCCGTGCTCCTAGTTGCCATCGGATTCCAAAAGGAATCCAGGCACACTAGGGGGACTGCCTCCGCTAAGGAGGAGGAAGGAGCGGGCCACGGCAGGTCAGTATGCCCCTAATCTCCTGGGCCACACGCGAGCTGCAATGGCTGGGACAATGGGTTCCGACCCCGAGAGGGGAAGGCAATCCCTAAACCCAGCCTCAGTTGGGATCGAGGGCTGTAACTCGCCCTCGTGAACATGGAATCCCTAGTAACCGCGCGTCATCATCGCGCGGTGAATACGTCCCTGCTCCTTGCACACACCGCCCGTCGCTCCACCTGAGTTTGGTTTAGGTGAGGCACAGTCTAGTTGGCTGTTTCGAACCTAAGCTAGACAAGGGGGGAGAAGTCGTAACAAGGTGGCCGTAGGGGAACCTGCGGCCGGATCACCTCCTTAGACAACCGAAGTCTGGGTTGAGGGGCATAAGGATCTGTGAACCATTCATGGATGCAGCCTCCAAAATCAGTTTTGGAGGCGAAGGGTTGAGTGAGCTACATATCAGGCTCACGGTGAAGACCATGCATAGGCCTTAAGACGCGAATCTAATGTGGGTTCCTGAGCGAGCTTGGCATGATACGCCACCTGACGGATGGCTTGGCTTGGGCGCTGATGAAGGGCGTGGCAAGCTGCGATAAGCTCCGGGTAGGCGCATGCAGCCTTCGATCCGGAGATTCCCTAATGGGACCTCCCGCTGCAGGGAAACTTGCAGCGCCCCTGATAGGGGTGGGAACCCCCTGAACGGAAACATCCAAGTAAGGGGAGGAAGAGAAATCAATCGAGATTCCCCTAGTTAGCGGCGAGCGAAAGGGGAAGAGTCCAAACCGAACCTGCATGGGAAACCATGTAGGGATGTAGGGTTGTAGGGCCCGACCGCACCCTCGCCTGTGAAGTCGAAGTGGCCTGGAACGGCCTGCCGTAGAGGGTGACAGCCCCATAGACGTAAACAGGCAGGGTTGGTTGGTGTCCCTGACTAGTATGCCTTGGTTCAGGCATATGAAGCTGGGAGGAAACAACTTCCAAGACTAAATACGTCCCAAGACCGATAGCGCACCAGTACCGTGAGGGAAAGCTGAAAAGCACCCCGGAAGGGGGGTGAAAAGTGCCTGAAATCAGGTGGTTAAAGACGTGTACGGTCTGAAAGGGTAGATCCCCTCTGAAGGAAACCTTAGCGATAGGGGAGTACGAGGAGGGGGGACCAG is part of the Candidatus Bathyarchaeota archaeon genome and encodes:
- the cimA gene encoding citramalate synthase, giving the protein MLKVELYDTTLRDGNQGVGVNFSVNDKLKIARRLSEFGIDIIEGGWPSESNPSEVEFFKLYKEEGVDAAVSAIGATRKPNSNPRADRNLEALISIESDYVTLVGKSWRLHVEKILDTTLKENLHMITDSVEYLKEHGCKVIFDAEHFFDGFKDDPAYSVQTLKAAVDGGASTVVLCDTRGSSTPYEVYDVTRHITKTVSVPVGVHAHNDRGLATANSIFAVMAGAEHFQGTVNGIGERCGNANMIEFIGNLEFSLGYRTGLDLKRLRQLSEYVYEIANLTPNNYMPFVGKYAFAHKAGIHGHAVTKLPRAYESIDPSLVGNSRNVTVSGQAGLTNIITKAQQLGYRLDKSDPKAKEFLMKIKRMDSSGYNLENANATLELLYARTLGERLDYFTMINWRAFVTGENGVLHSESTVKLKVKDESIISAGEGNGPVNAFDNALRKALETHYPELCRVRLVGYRVREIDVERGTAAAVRVFIEFEADGERWSTAGVSTNILKASEEALLDGYIYFLYKNKSGRVEARQHRSMKGSED